One genomic segment of Coffea arabica cultivar ET-39 chromosome 6e, Coffea Arabica ET-39 HiFi, whole genome shotgun sequence includes these proteins:
- the LOC140009831 gene encoding uncharacterized protein produces MDEAEIMGVIGEPFILEEKTYEVEKNADPFILDVIPFECEPSKLVILELPEQTPVLNLQEVLWNYREPKLLIGGEEMPKKEVAAITRSGRILNGPAGNEPSKKKKNTMPTRPTVTEEEAFNFLRILKKSEYKVIEQLDKMPAQISILSLLLTSELHREALLKVLTEAQVPKNIPVEKFTHVVKHVLASNQISFSDEDLTSEGIGHNKALYISVRCNGKLLPRVLIDNGSALNICPWNTFVKLGFQEAKLCPSATVVRGFDGVKRESMGEVDLVLEIGLAQFQVMCQVMNFSSVYNILLGRPWIHTSGTIPSSLHQMLRFVVNGPLITVFAENDCTVIISSGSNEEGSRKTLVSPHHVVDIVSVGWISKEKSVVGMNLPEASVMIAKEMIRRGYEIGKGLGHNLQGVLEPIELQGKKDTFELGFQPTARDRKEMLDRKRAKNEERQIIRNIPPLLYCTFSYPSEVIRSEVDPIKEVDISLSELFVGVTYEGEPSEDPEFPEVPVEAMKNWTSDFLPSRREFRYFNRYSGSKLSTDPNFPHVKQKLHKFKPDMSLKIKEQIEKQLNARIIMVSHYPIWLSNPVPIPKKSGEVRVCVDYRDLNKASPKDDFPLPNIHILLDNTAGHEIESFDDCFAGYHQILMVEEDREKTAFITP; encoded by the exons ATGGATGAAGCTGAGATAATGGGGGTTATTGGAGAACCATTTATACTGGAGGAAAAAACCTACGAAGTCGAGAAAAATGCTGATCCTTTTATCTTGGACGTGATACCTTTCGAATGTGAGCCATCAAAACTTGTGATACTTGAATTGCCTGAACAAACGCCAGTCCTTAACCTACAAGAAGTCCTGTGGAATTATAGGGAACCTAAGTTATTGATTGGAGGAGAAGAAATGCCCAAGAAGGAGGTGGCCGCTATCACTAGATCTGGAAGGATCTTAAATGGACCCGCAGGTAATGAGCcatcaaaaaagaagaaaaataccaTGCCAACAAGACCAACTGTTACCGAAGAAGAGGCATTCAATTTTCTTAGGATATTGAAGAAAAGTGAGTACAAAGTGATTGAGCAATTGGACAAAATGCCTGCCCAAATTTCTATATTGAGCCTGCTTTTGACTTCTGAACTTCATAGGGAGGCTTTACTCAAGGTGTTAACTGAGGCTCAGGTGCCTAAGAATATTCCGGTTGAAAAATTCACTCATGTAGTCAAacatgttttggcttcaaaCCAGATTTCTTTTTCTGACGAGGATTTAACTTCTGAGGGGATTGGACACAACAAGGCACTGTATATCTCGGTCCGTTGTAATGGGAAGTTATTGCCAAGGGTTCTGATAGACAACGGATCTGCTTTAAATatttgtccatggaatacttttGTTAAGTTGGGATTTCAAGAAGCTAAACTTTGCCCGTCTGCAACCGTTGTGAGAGGATTTGATGGCGTGAAAAGAGAATCAATGGGGGAAGTGGATTTAGTGCTAGAAATCGGACTTGCACAATTCCAAGTCATGTGCCAAGTCATGAATTTCTCAAGTGTTTATAACATTCTACTTGGACGACCATGGATTCATACTTCGGGCACTATACCATCTTCGCTCCATCAAAtgttgaggtttgtagtgaatgGCCCATTGATCACTGTATTTGCAGAGAATGATTGTACTGTGATTATCAGTTCTGGGTCAAATGAGGAAGGTAGTAGAAAAACTCTGGTTTCTCCTCACCATGTGGTTGATATTGTCTCAGTAGGTTGGATATCTAAGGAGAAGTCAGTAGTGGGAATGAATTTACCAGAGGCCAGTGTTATGATAGCCAAAGAGATGATTCGAAGAGGATATGAGATCGGCAAGGGTCTTGGGCATAACCTGCAAGGAGTCCTAGAACCAATAGAGCTTCAAGGAAAGAAGGACACTTTTGAACTAGGGTTTCAACCTACTGCCAGAGACAGGAAAGAAATGCTGGACCGTAAGAGAGCGAAAAATGAAGAAAGGCAAATCATCAGGAATATCCCACCGTTGTTGTACTGCACATTTTCCTATCCATCAGAAGTGATTAGATCTGAAGTAGACCCAATCAAGGAGGTGGATATTAGTTTGTCTGAGTTATTTGTGGGGGTTACTTACGAGGGTGAGCCATCAGAGGATCCAGAATTCCCAGAGGTTCCCGTAGAAGCGATGAAGAACTGGACCAGCGATTTCCTTCCCTcccgaagggaatttcg GTATTTCAACAGATATAGTGGTTCAAAACTATCAACAGACCCAAATTTTCCACATGTGAAACAGAAACTTCACAAATTCAAACCGGACATGAGTCTCAAAATCAAGGAGCAAATTGAGAAGCAGCTAAATGCCAGAATTATCATGGTGTCACATTATCCtatttggctttcaaatccagTCCCTATCCCAAAGAAGAGTGGAGAGGTGAGGGTATGTGTTGACTATCGAGACCTGAACAAGGCAAGCCCGAAGGATGATTTTCCTTTGCCGAACATACATATCCTTCTGGACAACACCGCCGGACATGAGATCGAGTCTTTTGACGACTGTTTCGCCGGATACCATCAGATTCTAATGGTAGAAGAAGATAGAGAGAAAACGGCATTTATCACTCCGTAG